A single Pseudodesulfovibrio aespoeensis Aspo-2 DNA region contains:
- a CDS encoding NifB/NifX family molybdenum-iron cluster-binding protein, protein MKVAVTSEGPTLDYQVDPRFGRAGGFVVVDTETMETTYVDNGSSQARPQGAGIQAAENVANAGAQVVLTGYVGPKAFTALAAAKIRIGQDVDGMTVREAVEKYIRGEVAMADAPNAQEGGKR, encoded by the coding sequence ATGAAAGTGGCAGTGACAAGCGAGGGGCCGACCCTCGATTACCAAGTCGATCCGCGCTTTGGCCGCGCCGGCGGGTTCGTCGTCGTGGACACCGAGACCATGGAAACCACCTATGTGGACAACGGCAGCTCCCAGGCGCGGCCACAGGGCGCGGGCATCCAGGCCGCCGAGAACGTGGCCAACGCAGGCGCCCAGGTAGTCCTGACCGGCTATGTCGGCCCCAAGGCGTTCACGGCCCTGGCCGCCGCCAAGATACGGATCGGCCAGGACGTGGACGGCATGACCGTGCGCGAGGCCGTGGAGAAATACATCCGGGGCGAGGTGGCCATGGCCGACGCCCCCAATGCCCAGGAAGGCGGCAAGCGCTAG